A window of Psychrobium sp. MM17-31 genomic DNA:
CATCAGTGAAAATTGGAATAAATAATGACGCCATTTCAAACGACACCCTAAAAGGTGCGATAACGACGCCGATTGCAACAAGAATTAACCAGCCACCAATAGGCAATGCCGTTGCTTCATTTTCGGGTTGTAAAGAAGTTACTTGTGCGGGAATGGTCTGCGAAGAGTGCTGTTGAGATTCCAAAATTAAGTCCATCTAATATCGTAAATATGGACACCGATAATAGACTACTTAATGCCCTTTTGAATACCTCTATTCAAATAAAAAGGCCACTTCATAATGGGAAGTGGCCTTTGAGTTTACTAATATCGCTTATTGATACTTGTTAAACCATGCGATGGTATTTTCTATTTTGGCAATCATTCGCGATGGTCGCCCAGCGATGCCGTGAGGCGCATCAGGCACGCGCACCATAATGGTATCGACCTTTTTAAGTTTCAGCGCTTGATAAAACTGCTCTGTTTCTGACATCGGCGTACGGCGGTCATTCTCGCCAGTAATCAACATGGTTGGCGTTGTTACATTGCCAACAAGTGATAGCGGTGAACGCTCCCAATAATGCTCAACGTTATCCCAAGGTAAGCCCGGGAATTGATACGGGATTTGGCCTAAATAGCTATCTGCCGTCAGTACCTTAGACAACCAGTTAATAACGGGTTTAGATACCGCAGCCGCTTTAAAACGATCAGTTAAGCCAATGGCATAGGCACTGGCGATACCGCCTGCCGAACCACCAGCAACATACAAGCGGTTTTCATCAATAAAGCCTTTATCGATCATCGCGTTAATACCACTGTTGTGATCGGCAAAGTCCCACTTACTTGAATATTTATTTTGCAGCAATAACGCAAAGCGCTCGCCATAAGAGGTACTACCGCGATGGTTGTCGTAAAACACCACGTAACCTTCCGCCGCAAAACGCTGTAGTTCAGCAGTAAAATGCGGGCCATATGATAGATGCGGGCCACCGTGAATTTCTAAAATCAGTGGGTATTTTTTCTTAGGATCAAAATTCGGTGGCAAGATATACCAGCCTTGAATTTCCTCACCGTCGATAGACGATTTATAAACAATCTCTTTCACTTCACCCAAGGTTTTATGGCCCAGCACGTCTTCGTTTAACTCAGTCAACTGACGTTCTTTACCGCGGTATAGGCTATAAATATCTGCTGGGCGATCGGTGCGACCTTTGGTAAAAGCAATGACATCATCGTTAACGTCAAAGGTTGCCGATGTATATGGACGCCCCATACTGCCGCCACCTAAACCAGTCACTAGCTTCTTGTGTTTACCTTTGATTGTGGTGTAGCCAATGGTTACCGAGCCACGCTCTGCCATTTGGTAATACAAGCCTTTGCCTTTCTTTTGCCAATGAATATTAGCAATCGAATTATCGATATCTTTCGACAGGTTCTTAGTTGAATCGCTACCAATTTTCTTCACCATCAAATAGCGATTGCGATAAGCGAGCTTTTTGCCGTCGGTGTCCAAGTAGGCTAAGTACTTGCCATCAGGGCTGACTGTTGGATTGTATTCGCTACCTTCGTCATCGGTAATTTGTACGATGTCACCTTTAAGACTGAC
This region includes:
- a CDS encoding S9 family peptidase, encoding MKFPIKPLMLGLLCASSFNAAAQSDEVTTFTSEDIFNLEVATSPKVSPDGENVVYVRRSNDIMKDSSRSNLWIASIDGNSHRPLLSGRSNFWSPVYSPSGDRLAYLSNVEGKTQLYVRWMDSGQTALVTNVQSSIGSITWSPDGKQIAFAMNVSDNSKPLKVKMPKKPKGAKWSKPVKYVTKAKYQADGRGILSPAYKHIFVVPSEGGTPRQLTSGNFNHGGKLSWSSNGDKIYFSANRNKEWEYQQRDSDIFSVSLKGDIVQITDDEGSEYNPTVSPDGKYLAYLDTDGKKLAYRNRYLMVKKIGSDSTKNLSKDIDNSIANIHWQKKGKGLYYQMAERGSVTIGYTTIKGKHKKLVTGLGGGSMGRPYTSATFDVNDDVIAFTKGRTDRPADIYSLYRGKERQLTELNEDVLGHKTLGEVKEIVYKSSIDGEEIQGWYILPPNFDPKKKYPLILEIHGGPHLSYGPHFTAELQRFAAEGYVVFYDNHRGSTSYGERFALLLQNKYSSKWDFADHNSGINAMIDKGFIDENRLYVAGGSAGGIASAYAIGLTDRFKAAAVSKPVINWLSKVLTADSYLGQIPYQFPGLPWDNVEHYWERSPLSLVGNVTTPTMLITGENDRRTPMSETEQFYQALKLKKVDTIMVRVPDAPHGIAGRPSRMIAKIENTIAWFNKYQ